The Cellulomonas wangleii genome includes a region encoding these proteins:
- the pdxS gene encoding pyridoxal 5'-phosphate synthase lyase subunit PdxS → MTQNSQPAAGEVGTARVKRGMAEMLKGGVIMDVVTPEQAKIAEDAGAVAVMALERVPADIRAQGGVARMSDPDLIDGIISTVSIPVMAKARIGHFVEAQVLQALGVDYVDESEVLTPADYAHHIDKWAFTVPFVCGATNLGEALRRITEGAAMIRSKGEAGTGDVSNATTHMRTLRDEIRRLTSLPEDELYLAAKDLQAPYELVKEVATAGKLPVVLFTAGGIATPADAAMMMQLGAEGVFVGSGIFKSGNPAERAAAIVKATTFHDDPDVIAKVSRGLGDAMVGINVDDVPVPHRLAERGW, encoded by the coding sequence GTGACCCAGAACTCCCAGCCCGCCGCCGGCGAGGTCGGCACCGCGCGCGTGAAGCGCGGCATGGCCGAGATGCTCAAGGGCGGCGTCATCATGGACGTCGTCACCCCGGAGCAGGCGAAGATCGCCGAGGACGCGGGCGCCGTCGCCGTCATGGCGCTCGAGCGGGTCCCCGCGGACATCCGGGCGCAGGGCGGCGTGGCGCGCATGAGCGACCCCGACCTCATCGACGGCATCATCTCGACGGTGTCCATCCCGGTGATGGCCAAGGCCCGCATCGGGCACTTCGTCGAGGCGCAGGTGCTGCAGGCGCTCGGCGTCGACTACGTCGACGAGTCGGAGGTGCTGACGCCCGCCGACTACGCGCACCACATCGACAAGTGGGCGTTCACCGTCCCGTTCGTCTGCGGCGCGACGAACCTCGGCGAGGCGCTGCGGCGCATCACCGAGGGCGCGGCGATGATCCGCTCCAAGGGCGAGGCCGGAACCGGTGACGTGTCCAACGCGACGACGCACATGCGCACGCTGCGCGACGAGATCCGCCGGCTGACGTCCCTGCCCGAGGACGAGCTGTACCTCGCGGCCAAGGACCTGCAGGCACCGTACGAGCTGGTCAAGGAGGTGGCGACGGCCGGGAAGCTGCCCGTCGTGCTCTTCACCGCCGGCGGCATCGCGACGCCTGCGGACGCGGCCATGATGATGCAGCTCGGCGCCGAGGGCGTGTTCGTCGGCTCGGGCATCTTCAAGTCCGGCAACCCCGCCGAGCGCGCCGCGGCCATCGTCAAGGCCACCACGTTCCACGACGACCCGGACGTCATCGCCAAGGTGTCCCGCGGCCTGGGTGACGCCATGGTCGGCATCAACGTGGACGACGTGCCGGTGCCGCACCGGTTGGCCGAGCGGGGCTGGTGA
- a CDS encoding HIT family protein encodes MPSSDDVEVEPADAFAGVPDGLDRLWTPHRMAYIGGQDKPADDSPGDGCPFCRIPGLPDEQGLVVHRGAVAYVVMNLYPYNSGHLLVCPYRHVADYTELTPSEVAEVADLTRTAMRVVRDVLAPDGFNLGMNQGQVAGAGIQAHLHQHVVPRWGGDANFLPIVARTRALPALLGDTREALAAAWPATTKG; translated from the coding sequence GTGCCCTCCTCCGACGACGTGGAGGTCGAGCCCGCCGACGCCTTCGCCGGCGTCCCGGACGGGCTCGACCGCCTCTGGACCCCGCACCGCATGGCCTACATCGGCGGGCAGGACAAGCCCGCGGACGACTCGCCGGGGGACGGCTGCCCGTTCTGCCGCATCCCCGGCCTGCCGGACGAGCAGGGGCTCGTCGTGCACCGCGGCGCGGTCGCCTACGTGGTGATGAACCTCTACCCGTACAACTCCGGGCACCTCCTGGTGTGCCCGTACCGGCACGTCGCGGACTACACCGAGCTCACGCCGTCCGAGGTCGCGGAGGTGGCGGACCTCACGCGCACCGCGATGCGGGTGGTGCGCGACGTGCTCGCGCCCGACGGCTTCAACCTCGGCATGAACCAGGGGCAGGTCGCGGGCGCGGGCATCCAGGCGCACCTGCACCAGCACGTCGTGCCCCGCTGGGGTGGCGACGCGAACTTCCTGCCGATCGTGGCGCGCACGCGCGCGCTGCCGGCGCTGCTCGGCGACACGCGTGAGGCGCTCGCCGCCGCGTGGCCCGCCACCACGAAGGGATGA
- the pgsA gene encoding phosphatidylinositol phosphate synthase, with the protein MLSRLRGVMTRLWTPLADALLRRGVSPDAVTITGTLVVVVTALWAFPTGHLLLGGLLIAVFTLTDSLDGVMARRAGRSSPWGAFLDSTLDRFGDGAIFAGLVLWYTGGGGSRLTAVLALACLVLGSIVPYARARAEGLGMTAAVGIAERAERLVAVIVATILVGAGLPDVVMTVVLGLLAAASAVTVVQRMATVRRQVREAAP; encoded by the coding sequence GTGCTGAGCCGACTGCGCGGGGTGATGACGCGGCTGTGGACGCCGCTCGCCGACGCGCTCCTGCGCCGGGGGGTGTCGCCGGACGCCGTGACGATCACCGGGACGCTCGTCGTCGTCGTGACGGCCCTGTGGGCGTTCCCCACGGGTCACCTGCTGCTCGGTGGCCTGCTCATCGCCGTCTTCACGCTCACCGACTCGCTCGACGGGGTGATGGCGCGGCGCGCCGGGCGCAGCAGTCCCTGGGGGGCGTTCCTCGACTCCACGCTCGACCGCTTCGGTGACGGCGCGATCTTCGCCGGCCTCGTGCTCTGGTACACCGGCGGCGGCGGCTCGCGGCTCACCGCCGTCCTCGCGCTCGCGTGCCTGGTGCTCGGCTCGATCGTGCCGTACGCCCGGGCGCGTGCCGAGGGCCTGGGCATGACGGCCGCGGTCGGGATCGCCGAGCGCGCCGAGCGGCTCGTGGCCGTGATCGTGGCGACGATCCTGGTCGGCGCCGGGCTGCCCGACGTCGTCATGACCGTCGTCCTGGGGCTGCTCGCGGCTGCGTCGGCGGTCACGGTGGTGCAGCGCATGGCCACGGTCCGTCGCCAGGTGCGGGAGGCGGCCCCGTGA
- a CDS encoding NUDIX hydrolase produces MSTTGPHGAEVGGASAAVFGSDWVPGPDGLLHRRAARVILLDEHDRVLLVRGHDVDLPERSWWFTVGGGIDAGETSRQAAVREVREETGIVLAPDELVGPVYTRSALFDFAARTCRQDEDLYLARVPATDLVTTRDGWTAVELDVLDELRWWDLDELDRVTIEVFPAGLPELVRAVLVWDGTTRHLGLVEE; encoded by the coding sequence GTGAGCACGACCGGCCCGCACGGCGCCGAGGTGGGTGGCGCGTCGGCCGCCGTGTTCGGGAGCGACTGGGTCCCCGGCCCGGACGGCCTGCTGCACCGGCGCGCCGCCCGCGTCATCCTGCTCGACGAGCACGACCGCGTCCTGCTCGTCCGCGGCCACGACGTCGACCTGCCGGAGCGGTCGTGGTGGTTCACGGTGGGCGGTGGCATCGACGCGGGGGAGACGTCCCGGCAGGCCGCGGTGCGGGAGGTCCGCGAGGAGACGGGCATCGTGCTGGCGCCCGACGAGCTGGTGGGCCCGGTGTACACGCGGTCCGCGCTGTTCGACTTCGCCGCCCGGACGTGCCGGCAGGACGAGGACCTGTACCTCGCCCGCGTGCCGGCGACCGACCTCGTGACGACGCGCGACGGCTGGACCGCGGTCGAGCTGGACGTCCTCGACGAGCTGCGGTGGTGGGACCTCGACGAGCTGGACCGCGTCACGATCGAGGTGTTCCCGGCCGGGCTCCCCGAGCTCGTGCGGGCCGTCCTGGTGTGGGACGGCACGACGCGCCACCTCGGTCTCGTCGAGGAGTGA
- a CDS encoding phosphatidylinositol mannoside acyltransferase, translating into MDVARAYHLAWRVGHRVPGVVVRGLSTLGADVAWARRGSGVRRLEANLARVRPELDERALRRLSRAGMRSYMRYFGEAFTLRALSTDQLAARVRVEGLENLLPHLDEGRQIVVALGHTGNWDLAGAWAAAHVAPVTTVAERLKPEELFQEFLAFRESIGLRIIPLTGGGDVFRQLVHVTRTGPGLLPLLADRDLTAKGLEVDLFGQRARVAAGPAALAVTTGAPLVAASISYERLRRARRRAAGGPWGIVVRFSPRIEVPADAPRADRVHALTQAWVDVLADQIQAHPQDWHMLQRVFVADLDPARDAARRATGEPAAGDDALGPETAT; encoded by the coding sequence ATCGACGTCGCCCGCGCCTACCACCTCGCGTGGCGCGTCGGCCACCGGGTCCCCGGCGTCGTCGTGCGCGGGCTGAGCACGCTCGGCGCGGACGTCGCGTGGGCGCGCCGCGGGTCCGGCGTGCGGCGCCTCGAGGCCAACCTCGCCCGGGTGCGCCCCGAGCTGGACGAGCGTGCGCTGCGTCGGCTCTCGCGCGCGGGCATGCGCTCGTACATGCGCTACTTCGGTGAGGCGTTCACGCTGCGCGCGCTGAGCACGGACCAGCTCGCGGCCCGGGTGCGGGTCGAGGGCCTGGAGAACCTCCTGCCGCACCTCGACGAGGGGCGGCAGATCGTCGTCGCCCTCGGGCACACGGGCAACTGGGACCTCGCCGGCGCCTGGGCGGCCGCTCACGTCGCGCCGGTCACGACCGTCGCGGAGCGGCTGAAGCCCGAGGAGCTCTTCCAGGAGTTCCTCGCCTTCCGCGAGAGCATCGGCCTGCGGATCATCCCGCTGACCGGTGGCGGCGACGTGTTCCGGCAGCTGGTGCACGTCACCCGCACCGGACCCGGGCTCCTGCCGCTGCTGGCGGACCGCGACCTCACGGCCAAGGGCCTCGAGGTCGACCTCTTCGGGCAGCGCGCGCGGGTGGCGGCCGGGCCGGCCGCGCTGGCGGTGACCACCGGCGCGCCGCTGGTCGCCGCGTCCATCAGCTACGAGCGGCTGCGTCGTGCCCGGCGGCGGGCGGCCGGCGGGCCGTGGGGGATCGTCGTGCGCTTCAGCCCTCGCATCGAGGTCCCCGCGGACGCGCCCCGCGCCGACAGGGTGCACGCCCTGACGCAGGCGTGGGTGGACGTCCTCGCCGATCAGATCCAGGCACACCCCCAGGACTGGCACATGCTGCAGCGCGTGTTCGTCGCGGACCTCGACCCTGCCCGCGACGCGGCTCGCCGCGCGACGGGGGAGCCGGCTGCGGGCGACGACGCCCTGGGCCCGGAGACCGCCACGTGA
- the thrS gene encoding threonine--tRNA ligase produces MTLTVDGVETPVAQGTTGAELFADRRDVVVVRVDGELKDLAAPLASGAVVEPVTIDSPDGLAVLRHSAAHVLAQAVQEVNPKARLGIGPPITDGFYYDFDVETPFTPEDLKAIEKVMGRIVKEGQTFRRWEVTEAQAREELAAEPYKLELIGLKGEAGDTDGASVEVGLGGLSIYQNVRGAGRESETVVWQDLCRGPHLPSTRLIGNGFQLTRSAAAYWRGSEKNPQLQRVYGTAWPTKDELKAYLERIAEAERRDHRKLGNELDLFSFPEEIGSGLAVFHPKGGIIRMEMEEYSRRRHVQAGYSFVNSPHITKEQLFQISGHLDWYADGMYPPMQLDAEYHEDGTIRREGQNYYLKPMNCPMHNLIFASRGRSYRELPLRLFEFGTVYRYEKSGVVHGMTRARGFTQDDAHIYCTREQMKDELTSLLTFVLDLLKDYGLDDFYLELSTRNPEKSVGSEEVWEEATETLREVAEASGLDLVPDPGGAAFYGPKISVQAKDAIGRTWQMSTIQLDFNLPERFELEYTAPDGTRQRPVMIHRALFGSIERFFAVLTEHYAGAFPAWLAPVQVLAVPVAEPFEPYLDEVVSRLRAQGIRAEVDRSDDRFGKKIRNASTQKIPFVLIAGGEDAEAGAVSFRYRDGRQDNGVPVDVAVERIVAAVRDRVQV; encoded by the coding sequence ATGACCCTGACCGTCGACGGCGTCGAGACCCCGGTCGCGCAGGGCACGACGGGCGCCGAGCTGTTCGCCGACCGCCGGGACGTCGTCGTCGTCCGCGTCGACGGCGAGCTGAAGGACCTCGCTGCGCCGCTGGCGTCCGGCGCGGTGGTGGAGCCGGTGACCATCGACTCCCCGGACGGGCTCGCGGTGCTGCGGCACTCGGCCGCCCACGTGCTCGCGCAGGCGGTGCAGGAGGTCAACCCGAAGGCGCGGCTCGGCATCGGCCCGCCGATCACCGACGGCTTCTACTACGACTTCGACGTCGAGACCCCGTTCACCCCCGAGGACCTGAAGGCCATCGAGAAGGTCATGGGCCGGATCGTCAAGGAGGGCCAGACCTTCCGGCGGTGGGAGGTCACCGAGGCGCAGGCGCGCGAGGAGCTCGCTGCCGAGCCGTACAAGCTCGAGCTCATCGGGCTCAAGGGCGAGGCCGGGGACACCGACGGCGCGTCCGTCGAGGTGGGCCTCGGCGGGCTGTCGATCTACCAGAACGTGCGCGGCGCCGGGCGGGAGTCCGAGACCGTCGTGTGGCAGGACCTGTGCCGCGGTCCGCACCTGCCCTCCACCCGCCTGATCGGCAACGGCTTCCAGCTCACCCGGTCCGCGGCCGCCTACTGGCGCGGGTCGGAGAAGAACCCGCAGCTGCAGCGGGTCTACGGCACCGCGTGGCCGACCAAGGACGAGCTCAAGGCCTACCTCGAGCGGATCGCCGAGGCGGAGCGCCGTGACCACCGGAAGCTCGGCAACGAGCTCGACCTGTTCTCGTTCCCCGAGGAGATCGGGTCCGGCCTGGCGGTCTTCCACCCCAAGGGCGGCATCATCCGCATGGAGATGGAGGAGTACTCGCGCCGCCGGCACGTGCAGGCCGGCTACTCCTTCGTGAACTCGCCGCACATCACCAAGGAGCAGCTCTTCCAGATCTCGGGCCACCTGGACTGGTACGCCGACGGCATGTACCCGCCCATGCAGCTCGACGCGGAGTACCACGAGGACGGCACGATCCGGCGCGAGGGGCAGAACTACTACCTCAAGCCCATGAACTGCCCGATGCACAACCTCATCTTCGCCTCGCGCGGGCGGTCGTACCGCGAGCTGCCGCTGCGGCTCTTCGAGTTCGGCACCGTGTACCGGTACGAGAAGTCCGGCGTCGTGCACGGCATGACCCGCGCGCGCGGCTTCACCCAGGACGACGCGCACATCTACTGCACGCGCGAGCAGATGAAGGACGAGCTGACCAGTCTGCTCACCTTCGTCCTCGACCTGCTCAAGGACTACGGGCTCGACGACTTCTACCTGGAGCTGTCGACCCGCAACCCCGAGAAGTCGGTGGGCTCCGAGGAGGTCTGGGAGGAGGCGACCGAGACCCTGCGCGAGGTCGCCGAGGCCTCGGGCCTCGACCTCGTGCCGGACCCGGGCGGCGCCGCCTTCTACGGCCCCAAGATCTCGGTCCAGGCCAAGGACGCCATCGGCCGCACCTGGCAGATGTCGACCATCCAGCTCGACTTCAACCTCCCCGAGCGCTTCGAGCTCGAGTACACCGCCCCCGACGGCACCCGGCAGCGCCCGGTGATGATCCACCGCGCCCTGTTCGGCTCGATCGAGCGGTTCTTCGCCGTGCTGACCGAGCACTACGCCGGGGCGTTCCCCGCCTGGCTCGCCCCCGTCCAGGTGCTGGCCGTGCCGGTCGCCGAGCCGTTCGAGCCGTACCTCGACGAGGTGGTCTCCCGCCTGCGCGCCCAGGGGATCCGTGCCGAGGTCGACCGCTCCGACGACCGCTTCGGCAAGAAGATCCGCAACGCCTCGACGCAGAAGATCCCGTTCGTGCTCATCGCCGGCGGGGAGGACGCCGAGGCCGGTGCCGTCTCCTTCCGCTACCGCGACGGCCGGCAGGACAACGGCGTGCCCGTCGACGTGGCGGTCGAGCGGATCGTCGCGGCCGTCCGCGACCGCGTGCAGGTCTGA
- a CDS encoding glycosyltransferase family 4 protein has protein sequence MRVGIVCPYSFDVPGGVQFHVRDLAESLIGRGHEVSVLAPAADDTPVPPYLVAAGRAVPVHYNGSVARLTFGPVTAGRVRRWLAAGEFDVLHLHEPVTPSLGMLALWIADGPVVATFHTSIVRSRSLQMAYPLVRQSLEKISLRIAVSEDARRTLVEHLGGDAVVIPNGVWVDTFANAGTDPRWTGTPQAPTVAFLGRLDEPRKGLAVLLRAVTTVLDTYPGARFLVAGSGDTGQEQARELLGDRAGAVEFLGGVSEEDKARLLSSVDVYCAPQTGGESFGIVLVEAMAAGTTVVASDLGAFARVLDDGDAGVLFRTGDPADLGATLVRVLGDAALRERISAHASRVVRRYDWSAVTDQVLAVYEMAVAGRDAPVGEDPSSLRGARLLELRRNRT, from the coding sequence CTGCGCGTGGGGATCGTGTGCCCCTACTCCTTCGACGTGCCCGGGGGCGTGCAGTTCCACGTCCGGGACCTGGCCGAGTCGCTCATCGGGCGTGGCCACGAGGTGTCGGTGCTCGCTCCCGCGGCCGACGACACCCCCGTCCCGCCCTACCTGGTCGCGGCCGGCCGCGCGGTCCCCGTGCACTACAACGGGTCCGTCGCGCGGCTCACGTTCGGCCCCGTGACGGCCGGCCGGGTGCGGCGCTGGCTGGCCGCCGGCGAGTTCGACGTGCTGCACCTGCACGAGCCCGTCACGCCGAGCCTCGGCATGCTCGCCCTGTGGATCGCGGACGGCCCGGTGGTGGCGACGTTCCACACCTCGATCGTGCGGTCCCGCTCCCTGCAGATGGCGTACCCGCTCGTCCGTCAGTCCCTGGAGAAGATCTCCCTGCGGATCGCGGTCTCGGAGGACGCGCGGCGCACGCTCGTCGAGCACCTGGGCGGCGACGCGGTGGTGATCCCCAACGGGGTGTGGGTCGACACCTTCGCGAACGCCGGCACGGACCCCCGGTGGACCGGCACGCCGCAGGCGCCGACCGTGGCGTTCCTCGGCCGCCTCGACGAGCCCCGCAAGGGGCTCGCCGTGCTGCTGCGCGCCGTCACGACCGTGCTCGACACGTACCCGGGTGCACGGTTCCTCGTCGCGGGCAGCGGTGACACGGGCCAGGAGCAGGCGCGTGAGCTGCTGGGTGACCGGGCCGGCGCGGTCGAGTTCCTCGGCGGCGTCAGCGAGGAGGACAAGGCGCGGCTGCTGTCCTCCGTGGACGTCTACTGCGCGCCGCAGACCGGCGGCGAGAGCTTCGGCATCGTCCTGGTCGAGGCGATGGCGGCCGGGACGACGGTGGTCGCCAGCGACCTGGGCGCGTTCGCGCGCGTGCTCGACGACGGGGACGCCGGCGTGCTGTTCCGCACCGGTGACCCGGCGGACCTCGGCGCCACCCTGGTGCGGGTGCTCGGCGACGCCGCCCTGCGCGAGCGGATCAGCGCGCACGCGTCGCGCGTGGTGCGCCGCTACGACTGGTCGGCGGTGACCGACCAGGTGCTCGCCGTCTACGAGATGGCGGTGGCGGGTCGCGATGCGCCCGTCGGCGAGGACCCGTCGTCGCTGCGCGGCGCCCGCCTGCTCGAGCTGCGGCGGAACCGCACGTGA